The genomic interval GAACGCATTGATGCCCACACAAAGCATGAGCTTTCACACATAATTCATTGCAGCGTCCATCCTTCTTCCAAGCACGCAGGGTTATGTAGCAGGCATTCAAACCACTCAAATCTAGACCAGTCACTTGAACCTTTCCACTCAAGCCAACATTTTCAAACTCCAAAATATCAGATTTCCCTTCTCCAGTTCCAATAGCCCATTCAAAGTGATGAAATGCCCCAAAAGAATCTAAAAATGTTTGATGCCAGTCAGCTTGAACTGTATCAAAAGATACCTGATGATTGAGACAGCATACACATTATGATTCTAGAAATATAGTTGCCAACCATAACTTGAATTCAAAATTACACTTGAATCGAATAATCAATGCAGTTCTCATGACACAAAAACTGTATGTACAAAGAGGGAGTATACAACAGCAACACAGTCCAAATCGTACACCTCATATTGGAAGGCTGTGTCTGCGGCACAAAACCAACTTGTGCAACGAGGTTCCATTCGAATGCGCTTGAGTTCCTTCAGCTCCTTGAACTCTCGTATAACATTTCTCCTGCAATCTCTGCAGAACCTTTTACGGTAAAACCTGTAAACAAGAAGTTTATAAACCTCTTTTGCATAAAAGTGATCACCCAAAATGCGTTCTATCTTTGTGATCATGAAGACCATAATATACGGACTCTATCATCTGCTACATACTGAAGTTTTAATAGTCAATACGCAACCAGTTAACAAGATAAGTACTCTCTgtcaaacaaatatatatatatatatatatatatatatatatatatatatacaaagaaCAGAGGCCAAGCAAGTAAATAGCTTTCAATTTTCACGGAATGTAGATAACGTGACTCCTTGTAGAGCTCTGCATGAGCTACAGATAGACATCTCGAGATAGCAAAATTGTTATAGAATGACACACCTATACATAAGTCTTTCAACAAAATCATCTTCTTTCATCCTCAAAAGAGATTGTTGAGTCTCTTCTCCAAGGGCGGTCCAGAAATCTGCCAATGTCTCCACAGACAATCTGGCAGTGTGAAGAGCACAAGTTTCTCTTATTCCATGCACTCTACCATATCCTGCCACTCCTTGGCTTATCCAGCCTCGACCACTACCCCCACATGCATCAGGATAAAGCAATTCACGTTCCCTTTCCCTTGCACGAGCACTGTCAAACACCTGATGCAAATCAAAGAAATCTAATGATATTCCCCGAAGGAATAATACATAAAATCATAGaaataaaatttacattttggagCCCCTTGAAAGATTTTGAACAAAGATAGCAACTCAACAGTGTGAGTGTTCCATCTTTAGCTGTGGTTAATCCACCCCATGGATGGACGGATGGATCTAGAGAATCATCGCGGCAGCCATTGGCAATACATAAGTCATCATCATTTTGATTGTCTGTGACTTTTACACAGCACCGTCCACCAGATGCAACCTGCTTTAGTGACTTTCCATGCATGACAATTTGAAGAAAACCTTCAAGTAGCATCCCGTTGCATCTGGAGCAATACATTTTCTTACGGGCATGCTCAAATAATGTCTGCTTGTCTATCCTCATAAGTTTCTGACGAGCTTGTAGCGTCAGCTCACACCAAAACTGCAAACAACAAAGAATATCGTCCATGGCTATTTGAGTTACTTGTAACTTAGCCAACAAGTGgcaatattaatataataaaaggAGAAAGGTGTACACGAATAATCCCAGAATCACGAGACTTGATAGTTTATTTATGCACTAGTCCCCCAAAAACATAACAGAGATACAAAATGGTAACCAAGCACATGAATAAATTTACCAATAATAGTGCagataaataataattacaaaTATGGGCAATTTTCGGAGAACCCACAGAGCTTTCTTACATTATTCTGCAGGAATCAAAGATATTGTTAAATATCAAAACGGGAGGCAATCCAAATGTTGACCCAACAAATACGGAAGTTAATTGCTTTGCATAGTGCACAATCAATCTAAAAACTTTCGAAAACAATTGTGAACTAAATAAACAgcatacatatatgtatatgtaattcCCAAACATAATATGAATCCATAACAACACTATCAATACAATTCCAGTAAACTTGCTTTACAATTCAAAGAACCCAAATCTAATCAATccatcaaataaaaaaaaaaaaccacccATAAACCCATGTTACTTCAGTATTTCTAAAATGTCagcaaaattaaaattaaaagcaaaTACATATACCTTCTGTAGCTGGTTGTAGCTCACGTCATCGCGATGCTTCAACCAGAATCCATCATCAGAACCTGACGATCCATTGCATGAATGAAACGGAACCATTCCATTCCCCACCAATGGATTCTGACAATCACTATCGATACTATCTTCAGTGATATTATTAATCCTCTGCGCTATTCCTGGCATTTTCCCCTAATTTCAGTTCTTCATCAGCTCAGAAGAACTCGCCTCCGCTCACCATCCGTCCGAATCAAAATTATCCAGTTAACCAATCACGCGGATTAAATGATACGTCACCGCTTGATTATTCGTCATACACAGATCGAAAACAAGCTAAATTGCATATCAAAAACAACAAATGACCGAAAATAATATCGCAGAAAtggaatatatataaataaaaaataatacaacaGCTATACGTTTACGCACACGTGTGAATCAGATTTAGTGGTTGAACTGAGATCAAAATTTGAAGGTTAATTCCAAGGAGAGATCGAGATGGATTGGGAAATGGGGTTGGGAGATAGAGAGGTTGCCGAGATGAGATTTGATTCTGGAATGCTTGCCGTTTTACACGCATATATataattctaaatattttattttattatgataaaaaatattattattcataaataatttatatgACAAATATCGACCGATCgaattcataaaaaatattattttcgatgataaaaatattgatttttaactttatatataaattcaagaatttgtgtgagacgatctcatagatcgtatttgtgagactgatatcttatttggttatccatgaaaaaatattattttctaggttaagagtattattttttattgtgaatatccataagaattcgtgagacggtctcacatgagatccactcACATATAAATTATGTATGAAAAAAAATCTTTATATATAAATCAAGTTGATCTGTAACAAAAATATATCCATGATACTGGATTACAAGAAACTGAATCTCTATCTAATAAATATCATAtaattatgtttaatttttttttatttccttCACCCATAAATAATTGGGTGACGATTTGATCAATTTTTATGAGATTTGTTGactaaatttatatttaaaattaaaattgatattatttttcattagtTTGTGTAATGATATTGTTTGAGTTTttggtattttaaaattattaaaatttatataattttttttgaaaaaaaattaaataaaaaaatgtgatTATTTCGATTAATCAAAAATATGCACCAgcagtaattaaattaaattcccACTCAAACAAGGAGACCAAAAAGGTTAATAAATATGAACCGTGATTAAATTGTGGGCAGATTCTCGTCTCTGATCTCTGAAGATTCCCAATGGCGTCGACTCTATTCTCCACCTTCAGATACTCCGACAGCCTCACGGTGGTCGGGATCTCCGTCTGCACCGCACTTGTATGCGAAGCTATCTCGTGGCTACTCATCTACCGTACTTCCTCCTACAAATCCCTCAAATCCACGATAGACAAAGCGTCCAAGAAACTCGAGACTATGAAGACATCCGACGCCACTTCGGTATCCTCGAATCTCATCAAAAAGTCATCCAGAACCAAGAAAATCGATCGGTTCGAGACGTCATTGAAGGAATCGAGCCGAGATTTGTCCTTGTTCAAGTTCAAATCGGGCGCGGTCGTGGCCATGGTCTTGTTCATGGTTTTCGGGTTATTGAACAGTTTGTTCGAGGGCAAAGCTGTGGCCAAAATCCCTTTTATCCCGATAAAATTGGTGCAGAAGATGAGTCATAGGGGGTTGTTGGGGGATGACATGACGGATTGTTCGATGGCGTTTCTGTATCTGCTGTGTTCGATCAGCATAAGGACGAATCTGCAGAAGTTTTTGGGCTTTTCTCCGCCGCGAGGGGCTGCTGGCGCTGGACTTTTCCCCATGCCCGATCCCAAATCGAGCTGAGTAATGGATTGATTGATTCACGCGTTTGGGTAATGATTTATTTTCTCTCTTTGCAAGGGATTATGATTAGACGAGGTCGTTAGAAGGATTGATTAATAATTGGAACTATATATTTAATTGTTCGGATTTTCAATCTAGTAGTTTTGATTTACAAACAAATTGTCAACATTATTCATATGTATGCGGAAAATTCATATATATTCATCCGTTTGTTTATgttatttaacaatttaatgATTCTAGCATGACTACCCATCATTGTTTTTCCATCCCATGAGCCTCGTTATTGATATGAATCCAAAATAATGGGATTTGAGCTGCCactagtatttgatttcataaCTGTGGATTGAACCACCTGAGCTGGTATCAAAGCCATATTAATGCTGATGCATAGAGTTGTAGCTATGCTGTTGGGGCTACAATATGAGATCCAACGTATTTGCATCATCTAACGTTTGACTTACAATAATCAGAGCCTTATCATTGACTTTATTACCTCATCCTTCATCAtcttcatctcatcctccgTCATCTGGCCCCACGAGCCTAACGGTAGAACCAGTCTTCGGGCTGGTTGCCACTGCACGAAGGTGTACATGGGTCAGGTGAGGACTTCCCTAGTAACTGTCATTGGTTAGCGACAAGAGATGTTATGATTTTAATATGTGATGTGTTGATTTAATTCGCTTTCCACTCAGACATAAAGCTGTTATAAACAtctctatgagattttgagctcTGTAAGATGTGTTTAGCGCATTGAATAGATGGGAGGAATAGGACCAAACTTTATTCATAGCCAAAAAGAAGGATGAattccccttccctttatttTCTGTGCTGTTGAGCCATTGCCAGGCAATGGCAAATACATATGCTACAACTGTTCCATTAACATATACGATCAGTCGACAATTTAACAATGTCAATGTGGAAAGTCTTATGAGCTCGGGTGGTTGCGTAACCTGTGTCAGATGGGATTGACAATAAAATCTCATTGACAGTCAATGCGAGTACTTGGTAGAGTGTGGTTGCTTCGATGCTACATGTGGGGCACTTCCCTCACATGATTTGGATGGACAAGATTCACACACAtgtgtgattttaaaaaaattagtggacctCATGTATGTGTGGTTAAATTCGGGCCCTTGATTCTATCATGGGGTAGTGCTCCTACATGAGGATGGAATCAACCCACTTGGAATGTAATGCGAGTACTTGTGTATAGTGTAGGATATTTGGAACGAGGATACCTAGTTATCTTGATGATGTCTTGCTCAACATTTTTATTGGTCAGTGTTTGCTATTATTGGTTTTGATCATCGGTGAAATGTCCTTGTCTATCAAATTTCCGTTTTCACACTGCAATTTTATGGCTCGTTGAGCCAAGTGATGGTACTCTTGTCTTATGAAGCACGAACATCGAGTTCGAGTACATCACAAAGGATGTGAATGCAATTTCAGTTTTATGTATTCAAGGAAACAACAGTTTAAAAGATATATGATCTGGCTTGGCTTGTGCTCGATGGAATCACATTCCTTTCACAGCCATATGCCAAACCAAATGTTTATGATCACACtaaaaaatcttttttttttaatgattttaaacaagaaataatatattttttagtcCAGTAACTTGTTTAATTTCgagtttcacacaaatttttgtgagacggtatcacaaatcaattttatgatacaaatatcatatttgggtcattcatgaaatcTTTTTACTTTTATGTCGAaattattacttattattgtaaatataggcAGGACATATCCATGAGATTGTTTTACGATAGACCTATTAATTGAGTTTTGGTTCATTAAGGTGTTAAAGTTTGCTTTTGGTACTCTGACTTTTAATTTTTGGTCATTTTAGTTCAATTGTTTACTTGATATCTCACAAATTAACAATTTTAATTGCGCATCATTGTTTTTCAATGTCACATTAATAATTGAACCAAAATATCTGACACACAAGCAGACAAGATAACAATTTTCAATATTATATGAGCAATTTTTTTGTGTCATGTCTATATTTTCTAATATCACATTAATAATTGGACCAAATTAACTTGTTTAATTTTgagttttacaaaaaaatttgtgagacggtatcacgagtcaattttatgagacatatcttttatttggatcacatatgaattatttttttatgtcaaaaatattgtttattattgtaaatatggcaaaaacttgtgtgagacggtctcacgagtcaaattttgtgagacggatctttatatgggtaatccatgaaatagtattgctttttatgctaagagtactactttttatggtgaatatgagtagggttgacccgtctcacagattgagatccatgagacggtctcacatgagacctactctgtAAATATAGatatgattgacccgtctcattgACGATTAAAGATTTATGAGACAGTAATACAAGAGAGACCTATTATTAATGTGttaaagtttgattttgatactccgatttttaatttttggttATTTTAGTTCAACCGTTGACTTAACATCTAACAATTTCAATTGTATATCATTATTTTTCAGTCACATTATCAATTGAATCAAAATatccaaaacacaactcaacaaTTTTCTATATTACATCAGGACTTCTCGATATCATACCTTTATTTTTCGAGATCACATAAATAATTAgactaattaataaaaaaaatcacttaCCCTTTTAATGTTAAAAACATATAGATTGTGTTCAACACTTGTCGCTATTGTAAGCAGTGTAATATTCATCATGTGGTTTTGGGTATTGAAGGTGATCTTGTCGTTAAATTATTGGCTACGAGACTGACTTTTACATGAGAGAAGGAAAGATTTCCAGTatattcttatatatatataaagggaGAATGAAGTCATTTTCATGTTTCAAAACTTACGTAAATCTATTTTATAAGCCTCTGAGTTCATGTTTCCATCTTCAATGTTTCTCCTAGCTAACCAGCCAGTTGTGCAGCAAATCATCTTTATTATAAATTTCTAATtgatataaattaaaaatagtttataaAATCCAGTTCCAAATATTTTTAACTTAATATAATATCTAATTTTTTTACACGAAACATCAAGATATAGTACTAATTATTAAGCATGTAACATGTGTAGATTATAAATACTTATAAAATATGTTCGCGTTGATGATTTAagaggtttttttttttcaaaaaaattatttaggtGTTAGCATCCATGCATATAGAGGTGTCAAAAAGACTCACCAACTGACACGGTTTAATCTCAAAAAATCATGTTTGAGTTTGAGGTTTTCGGACTCGGGTTCAGGTTCGGGTTCGTGTTCGTGTCCGGATCAGGGTCAGGTTGGATCCGATAGTCGACCTCAAAAAAATGATCGGGTAGGTCAGGTTCAGGTCAATCCGaaaattctaattttttaagaaattaataaatattacctacatttttatatattgtatttctggaaaaaaaatttattgtatatttatatcataaattttcataatttaatattattgtatacattttttttttattttttaggcaaatgtttgtttaatttagtaaaaatactttatttttttataattagacttttatatttaaatcatatatatgattttgttattttgttttcaaattaaaatagtattttttaaaaaaatttaaaaagtcgGGTTCGTGTTCGAGTTGGGAGTTTTGGGTTGGATTGAGTTCGGGTCGTATTCGAGTTGAACAATTTTTAAATAGTACTATACACAAACCCGTTCCATCCGAAGTGACATAATTACTACACTACTCGTATTCTTATGGCAAAAACATGAGAAAATAAAAGTTCAAATACAAAATTAGGCGGAGAAAAAAATTACTcaaacataaatatttataatttatgtAAAAATTATTATACATAGAATTATATTTtagaatataatttaatatatataaacgCGTCGGTTATGAAAGACGATCATTAATATATGCATTCTCTTGTAttgtaatttataattttaaattactATAAGATTGTATTA from Primulina eburnea isolate SZY01 chromosome 17, ASM2296580v1, whole genome shotgun sequence carries:
- the LOC140818659 gene encoding uncharacterized protein, which translates into the protein MASTLFSTFRYSDSLTVVGISVCTALVCEAISWLLIYRTSSYKSLKSTIDKASKKLETMKTSDATSVSSNLIKKSSRTKKIDRFETSLKESSRDLSLFKFKSGAVVAMVLFMVFGLLNSLFEGKAVAKIPFIPIKLVQKMSHRGLLGDDMTDCSMAFLYLLCSISIRTNLQKFLGFSPPRGAAGAGLFPMPDPKSS